AAAAAAGAATGAAAATATATTTTAGATGGATATTCCAGGCATCAGAAAGGAATGAAGAATTTCATATACACGTCAGAGATTTCAGAAAAGAAAATTCATTTACAAAACTCTCAAAATTATATGAAATGGCAATAAATAGAGGATTTAAAGTAATGTTACCAATATTAAATGGAGATATGTATTGCGAATTTGATAATGTATATAATATGGTAATTGGTCCAGAAGGGGAAATATATCCATGTACAGTTGCAGTAGAAGAAGGAATGGAAATGGGGAAAATAGAAAATGGAAAAATAAAATTAGAAACAAAAAAACAGTTAAAATGGCATAGTTATAATGGATATGAAGATAAAAATTGTAAAGAATGCAAAATATTACCTTTATGTCATGGTGGATGTAGAAATGCTGCACTTCACGGAAGCAAAGCTTGTCCTGAAGAAAAAAGAGAAACAGAAAGTTTTATAAAATTATGGTATAGAGTAAAAAAATTTGAGAAAAAGATGGTGGTTAAATGAAATCATCTCAGTATAATACATTAATTGAAAAAGAAGACGGTAGTCTTCTTCTTTTTAATGGAATGACCAATGCAATATTGAAAGTAGAAAAGAAAAATGTCGATAAAATAAAAAAAA
The sequence above is drawn from the Marinitoga sp. 38H-ov genome and encodes:
- a CDS encoding radical SAM protein; translated protein: MGWFGGEPLMNFKVIEYINKKIIDENEAELFSSMSSNGCLLNYIDISKFDELKIKNVQITLDGIEETHDKYRPLVGGGKTFKKIIEGIETLFENTKETNISIRVNVGPENYEKIEKLFDYLEKFPKKRMKIYFRWIFQASERNEEFHIHVRDFRKENSFTKLSKLYEMAINRGFKVMLPILNGDMYCEFDNVYNMVIGPEGEIYPCTVAVEEGMEMGKIENGKIKLETKKQLKWHSYNGYEDKNCKECKILPLCHGGCRNAALHGSKACPEEKRETESFIKLWYRVKKFEKKMVVK